The Camelina sativa cultivar DH55 chromosome 16, Cs, whole genome shotgun sequence sequence CAGCACCAATATTTTCCGAGTCAGTGTCACTTTCAGAACAGTTGTAATCAGCATCTTGCGATTTATCTTCATCACTACTCAAAAAGTCTTTGATTGGCTGAAACCCTCTCTCATGCCATTGGCGCAGCCATTCATTCATTACTTTTACAGATTCAGTATTACCACATACCTGCAAGATACTTGTGGGTAAGAAAGGAGAAATTGTGTTTgctacttttctataaatagagattATGTGCATATCCTATATGAATGCAGTGTGCTGAAATTGTCTGACCTCTGAGGCACTTTTTGGCTGGTACTTATCTACCCATAAGCTATTACGAGGCTGGGCACTGGAGCCATTACTGCATAGATTAGAAATTATAGATCAATCATTCTAGAAAGGATAAAAACTATGCCCAACAGAACTTCCAAGCATACCACAGAGGTCGCTGGCCTATGTTGTTATTTCGCactatttttgaagaaattatcATTCCAACCTAAACACGTGTACTGCTACTGATATCAAATACAAAGTCAATACCTTTCTCGACATGACAGGCTTTGCGAAATGTCTGCTGCACCACCAGCATGATCAGACAAGTCAATTGCTTCATGAACTTCACAGACCTAAAAAGAATGATAAATGACCCTTTGTCATGAATGGTTCCAACAAATGAAAAACatagaacaaaagagaaagttttagCTCATCACCGATTCTGCTCCACCTGAGAAGGCAAGGTACCCACGTGTCTCCTCCTGTTCTGCTATTAAGACCACTGGATATTCCTCTGCGATAACTTCTGATTGACTAGCAAATTCTTCAGGCTCCTCATCATTGATGACGCACACGTCAGGATGTGAAAGAGTTGGCAGTTCATTTAAATCAAACTCCATAGGTCCGGGTTCAATAGAGTTGGATTTTATTTGCTGATCAGGACTCGCAGTGGTAGATGTTTGCTCATAGAAAGTCCAATTATTCCAATCAATGGGTCGATAATCATCCTAAGAAGATTTTGCTAGTCAGATTGCTTTAGTATTTAAAATGATCGAAGAAGTTACCCTATATGTATCTGTCATACCTGAAACCTCTCAAATACATGAATAGGGCCGAAGGTGACGATTTTATCTCTTCCTTGACCCTGACACGTACCATTCTCAGCTGCAgaggtttcttgatttcttttacCTCCTTTCCAAGACGAGAAAAACGGATGTATTTGCTTGCCAGCAGACATCCGCAAATTTTCCtaattcaaataaaaaccaACATAATGCCCAGACTTCAGACCAAAATTTACATCAGGCCAAGAATTTTACAAGTGTTTGCAACTACTTAAAGAAGATACACCAACCTAAGTGAAACCGTATTTCTCGtctcctaaaaaaaaattatcttcatACGAACCACAAGAAGGACAAACTTACCTCAGCTCTTAACTTAGCTTCAAGACGCAAATTGGGAACTGGAGGTGAAACATTGGCACCAGGAATCATCTGATCAGCAGCAGCTACAATCCCATTTTTAGTTGCACTTTTCTTAGGAGTTGTTTTACGAGGACTCTTTCCTTTGCCCACCTGCATCCAAAAAAAGAGACCACACTTACAAACTCTTCTCGAAAGCAATCCACATTGTAGACTATTTATCTAAAATTCAACTACTTATACAAGCCTATCAAGCTAAACAtagtaattttaaaacataagaaaggaaaaaaacaaacctttttgGAAGCTCCGTTCTTGGGAGTtctctctttctgttttctcgtcttcttcttcccttgacTACTACATAAACCACCATCTTCGCCTCCTCCTTCACCTTCCTCTTTATTACTGCCGACATCGCAAATCCGATCTCCGTTTACCTCATCAGATTTAGGTGAGACCAACGTCGACTGAACCAATTTCCGACGAACATTCCTCCGTGGAGTCTGATCCATTACAATCAAAGGTGTTTATGCAATAGAGAAATAGGAGAAATCAGAGTTACGGTAGAATCGAATCTAGGGTTTATGTTTGAATTTGGGGATCTTGGTAaggttaaaaatttaaaaaaaaaacgataaggTTAAAGAAGAGACATATGTCCGATTCTTTAGgtgaaaaaagatttgattttttatagttGGGTAAGAATGTGGAGGGAAgataattatttctttttgctatttCCCGCGAAGGCTCTCTTCTTAAAAGGATTTAGAAccgcttctctttttttttctcttgccgATAAATTCTTTGCTTTAGCTcggaaaagagaaaggaaagtGGGCTTTCAAGTGGGCCTCAATTCAGAAGACTAATTTACTGGATGACCCTTATTTCTGTTTGTAGTGGAAGGTAAATTACACAATCTAATTGCTACatttatcttaaattttaataaattttatatattaaaaaagaaaatttggtaATTTCATTGAACTTTATGTCTTTATCAATGATGATCCTTAAACCGGTGAACTAATCCACGATGTACCTTAAACCGGTAGGGTCAAACCGTGAGGGTTAAATCCGTCATTGACTAAGATGTTATCTCCTACCGTTGTTGTCTTTTGTCTGCAACTCACACAGCTGttaactatttcaaaaaacattttccaGAAATTGTGTGaaaccctacaaaaaaaaaaaaaaaattgaaactttgtaAAACGCTAGAAGAACCTAAATTCTTAGAAACCCTAGCCAAGTTTGAGTGAAGGGAACTCACTCAGAAACGACGAAATcgatatgaagaataagaaccCAGAAAAACCCTTATTTCTGTTTCTAATTTTAGCTTCGAGCTTAGCATCAATGGCGACTGCAAAATCCACAATAGAGCCTTGCTCCACCAAAGACACTTGCAACTCATTGCTAGGCTACACGCTCTACACCGACCTCAAAGTCACAGAAGTCGCTTCTCTCTTCCAAGTTGACCCAGTCTCAATGCTCCTCTCTAACTCCATCGATATCTCTTACCCAGACGTCGAGAACCATCTCCTTCCCGCCAAGCTCTTCCTCAAGATCCCAATCACTTGCTCCTGCGTCGACGGAATCAGAAAATCCCTCTCCACTCATTACAAGACTCGTACTACCGACACGCTTGGATCGATCGCTGACTCTGTTTACGGTGGTCTGGTCTCGCCTGAGCAGATTCAGGTGGCGAATTCGGACACTGACCTTTCGGTTCTTGATGTAGGTACAAAGCTTGTGATCCCATTGCCTTGCGCTTGCTTCAATGGTACTGATGATTCTCTTCCGGCGCTTTATCTATCTTACGTTGTGAGGGATATTGACACAATGGCTGGTATCGCTAAGAGATTCTCAACTAGTGTTTCGGATTTAACTAATGTGAATGCCATGGGAGCTCCTGATATTAATCCTGGTGATATCCTCGCTGTCCCATTGCTAGGTACCATCCAAATCCACACTCTCTCAAAGTTCTAAAGTGTCAAACTTTGAATAGAAATTTGCCAATTAAGTGCAGAAAATAACAGATATTGAATGTTTTGTGTCAAAACTTGTCAGCTTGTAGTTCAAATTTTCCCAAATACGCTACGGATTACGGATTGATCATTCCAAATGGAAGCTATGCTCTCACCGCTGGCCACTGTGTACAATGTAGTTGTGTACTTGGAAGCCGCAGGTATTAAGCAATTTGAGTATTTGTTAAACGTATTTTGGCTGATTTGCTAATCTTTTACATTGATGTGATCACAGTATGTATTGTGAGCCTGCTTCTTTAGCAGTCTCTTGTTCCAGTATGCAATGTAGAAACAGCAACTTCATGCTCGGGAACATCTCTTCGCAGCAGAGTAGCTCGGGCTGTAAACTTACTACTTGTAGTTACAATGGTTTCGTTAGCGGCACTATCTTGACCACGTAAATGACTCTCTCCTCATCTTATTTCACCTTCTAACGAATTTAACAACCTATGTAACCAATCTCTCTCGGGTTGTTTTTTCAGGTTATCCATGTCTCTTCAACCACGATGTCCTGGTAAGTATACTGTCTAATGCCTTATCATAATCCCAATGAATGACATCTTGGTCTCTAACTCATATGTAACTGGTAAAACAATTTGCAGGACCGCAACAATTAGCGCCGCTTATAGCCCCTCCTGATAATGTTCCAAAGGAACTGATGTATGTACCTTCTCCTTCACCTTCACCTTCACCTCCGCcagattctgatgatgatgttgttggtgGAGGAATCATAATTGCACCAGCGGCTTCACCTAGAGGACTTACGGTTCCTTCAAGCAGTTCAATCCCGGGCAATCCAGCTAACGGTCCAGGCGGGAGTATCTCTTTCGCTTCTTGTCCATCGAGCTATTACTCATTCATTGCGTTTCTCATCTCCATTGCTTCttgcttttttgttgttttcttggtttgaatGCAAGACAATCTCATTATTGGCTttagttctttgttttttacttcttttttttgactcCTCAACACTTCTTTGGTTAGTGATTGTTAATTAGCATATCTAAATAAATACATCTTGATCAAACCTACGAGGCCCACACTATTGTATTATGGATCTCAGATATTTAATACGAACATCTACTTCTAAAAGCCCAACCCAAACTATTTGGATGTAATCggaatacttttaaaataactttattatacgagtatatatcattaattcgaATTTTCATATAACTCCTCCAGCAAAATATTAATacgttttattaattttgtacaCTCTATATTCTTCtccatttttgaaaaaaaaaaatttggtcttaTGCCATcgattttcttataattttgttgaaacttaacttaaaaaaatgaaacaaataaataggaTTTAGGTAGTTGAACCTACTTAATGTACGAGCATCCCCATAATGATGAAACCCAATTATCTTCACTTTCCAAGAAATTGCTCCACACAAAAACATGTAGCGCAcatatttaatttcaataaaatcGAAAATTCTCGATTCtgcaaatttaattaattacatatcTACCTTAGCCCTACATGACTTATTTTGCACCTTCTTCGAAATTTCTCACGCCAAAGGCCGTACCATCGTACCAGTTTCTTATCCATGATAAATTAAATGCACCTATCTGTAATCTATCCATGTTTTATATTCAGACTTCAGAGGTAACTAAAGATATTGTAAAGATAATAGATTTGTAATGTTAAGGGCCGGGCCATCTCTTTGTTTAGTTGTTGGGAAAGTACGGAGGGGGTACGGTGCCAGAGAAGCTGGCCACTAGTATGGGAAACCGCTTCACCAggataattttcttattttcatgtGACTTGGATGATAAACTAAAACTTCATTGCCAAAACCGTATAAAGAAATTGGAAGAAGCCTCGAGATGCTTTattagcaaaaaagaaaaaaggaatatttTGGGGCTGTAAAGCTGAGGCTGTAAAGCTGACAAAAATTGCCTCTGTTTGACCTTTAAGGGTTTGCTTAGGACCAAAGTGTGAAATGTCCTAAGCGAAGACAAATCTCATAAGCTCTCAAGGCTTTGTGAGAAAGTCAAGGTTGTCCCCAAAAAGAACATGCCCATCTCTCAACTCCTTCGATCGTCATGTGCTCTTGCGTGTCTTAAAGTTCTATATAAGGtttgttttggctttttttGCCGAAATACACATGCttcttttgaaataattatcTTGCTTTAGTATCTATCTACACATTTCCATATTCTCACATGCAtgcattgcatatatatattattgtggTATCTAtctaacatttattttttaattatcgaGAGACTTCTAAACCAGAAAACCtaaattaaactatttgaaATGTTCATGCAGTCATTATAgaacttttatttgtaattaaacTTAGATTGGAGCTCTATTTTAAATATccgaaatgttttttttggtaaaatccgaaatgtttttttttggtaaaaaactCTTTGTAATGTAGATAAGCGTCGACCTGATCGACTGAGTATTTATAGTTATTGATTCACACCAACGAAATGAAACTATACTAACTAAGTACATAGTTTAATAGTTACAATCCCCTTATTTGTATGGTTATTGTTATGTAGTTATATAAATGCAATATGGAGATTTGGTTGTTTTAGTATAAACTTAGCTAGCAAATCTAGATGTGTAGTTTAGCTAAGATTCGACGTGGAGAATCTCCTCAAAGTTTAGAAAACGGCGTCAtcctatataaataaaaaagagcaaAGGGGAAAGTTAACTTAAAAGTAGACTTAAGTATGATATAAACCACATGATCCATCTTTAATCTCTAATCCCACGTAACTTTGTTTcgcgtttttttctttctgaaaataTTATAGTTCAACAAAGCAAATTAGTATAAGTGGTTGTACGCATCATCAGATAATACAATTGTAtcaagattttgacatatatgatatatctaggTTTACTTTATACAGTTCGTTTTCTATGGGTGtgtgtgttattttttatttttttttgtcatctgttGTTATTGATAATACTTGAAAGGATACATTGTGAAATACATGTTAAGCCAGCGGAAAACAGATATATCCCTGAAGTCTAAAGCTCAAAAGAGAGAGGCTAAGCCGACGGACAAACGAAAAGTCCCCGTAAACAACTAGAATTACACGATAGAGATATTCTAGCCACAAACGAAAAAGTACGAACCCAACACTAAAAACAAAGGCAAACTAACAATAATACGGAAGATAatgttaaattagggttttactatgggcttccaactcaaaaccaattggcaatgagtggagaggccctaaccctttatatattactcaagtccCTTTACATCTATCATATGTGGGATCTTTTCTCCAcacgccccctcgagatgatggctCTTTTAGCCATTAATCTCGACAGAATCCATCACTCCCCTTCGAGATAATGCTCTCTTTTTTTAGCTATCTCGATGGAATTGGGCCTTCCTTTGGACCATCAATTAATGGGTGATCGGGTCTCTATCCGGGCCGGACTAGTTAACGGGCCAACGTgtgtaggctctgataccatgttaaattagggttttactatgggcttccaactcaaaaccaattggcaatgagtggagaggccctAACCCTCtatatattactcaagtccCTTTACATCTATCATATGTGGGATCTTTTCTCCACAcaccccctcgagatgatggctCTTTTAGCCATTAATCTCGACAGAATCCATCAGATAAACACTATatctaaacaaacaaattgaacTTATCTTCTGAAGTGTGTTATAAGTGTGGGGAATGAACTTATCTTCTGAAGTGTGTTATAAGTGTGGGGAACGTATGATATTGtttatcaaaactaaaatataaaataagaaaaaaacgcGGTTTTGTGCAGTAGCGAGACAGAGTGTAAACAACTGTTTTTGTTAAGTGATTCATTCATTCACTTACTTCAGTCATCACTATTTGGCTGCGCGTTTCCATTTTCCATTATaactaatttaataatattcacATAATATCAGTTTATcaacaaaatatcttaatattggATAGTACAAACTACAAAGACATAAATATTTTGCTTAAATTAATGTTTAggtttattttagtttatcatttttgtttgagaGACCTCACATGCTACTTCATGAAGCTGCCTCCCCTTGTCCCTCCATATCAGAATCCTATGTATTTTCTTcccttttgattttcatttttttattattttttattattctctcAATAGAGGtatttaaaaacaaagtttacaATTTACTATTTAGCCTATAGTCAAACTAATAGATGTACATAAAACAAAGTCTATAACTCTTTTAAAGGGTAAAAGATAGATAAACACAATTTGTTTAAGTGTGAGTTACTACTTActacaataaaatattagatatagaTATAGACCAAAGGTTTCGCATAAATTTTGATGAAACCCTCTTAATCTGATAATGCATGGTTTATCTGAttaaatcataatattatataattagcATTCTTCTGCATGTTATATTCGGacttttttttactactaaTACCAACTGATTAAAAACACACCATCTAAATTAACTCGTTTaatattaaccaaaataaaacaaaacatagacCAATAACCAGGTTTGAAAGGGTCTCTTTCCTCGAAATATCTTAGGATTTGACACGTTCAAATGCAGCTGTAATTCGCAATTTCGGAAAGTGATagctttaaaatataaatttcatttttctttttttacctttaAAGATTCTCAACCTCAAAACTACTAAACCTTGATTTCCCCACCAAGTGGCTTCCGTACAGCTAGCTGTACACTCATCAGAAAGaatttatatttactttaaaaattgatgttatacttttaaaatatacaaattccaTATAATGGTTAGTTGTTGGTTACTTTCACgcctataaatataatttaaccttCAAACGTAATAAACAACGGATTCGAATGTTACTCCACTAACTCGGTGTTCAAGTGGTGGAGAATGTCTCCTTTGATCTAAGTCATCGTCCGAATTCTCAACGCTTTACATAAAGAAATCATTTAGTGTTTTACATATCTCATAAGTTAGTTTGAAATTCATCTCTTGATCATCTATCTAAAACAGCTTTATATAaattaggaatatatatagctACTagaatataactatatatacattaagaaacaaaatctgacaTATCCATTTTGTGATTATGCGGGtgaaaaatactaattttaaaaacaccTGTCATGCACCAAAAAAAACGTCACATTCATACACAAAAACCATACTATTTCATTTGACcacttttaaatttataaaataagcCATTATTGTCCCCCTTCCTCTCACTCAATTCCCCGTATCAAGTCCATgatgctatatatataatctcataTCCTTGACATTATTTGCCATCCAAAATACTTTTCTCTTATTCAAACATCAATACCAACATTACTACACTACATATCATGGTGAAACAAGAACTCAAGATCCAAGTTACTACTTCCTCAATATCATCACTCTCTCATTCTTCAACATCTTCTACCTCTTCGTCATCGTCactacatcatcatcaatctagTAAGAACAAGATAAAGAAGTACAAGGGAGTAAGGATGAGAAGTTGGGGATCATGGGTTACTGAAATCAGGGCACCAAATAAAAAGACAAGGATCTGGTTAGGTTCTTACTCGACCGCAGAAGCAGCTGCTAGGGCTTACGACGCTGCTCTCTTGTGTCTTAAGGGACCTAAAGCCAATCTCAACTTCCCTCACATCACCACGAATTCTCCTTTTCTTATGAACATCGATGAAAAGACCCTTCTTTCCCCCAAATCCATCCAAAAGGTCGCCGCTCAAGCCGCTAACTCCTTCTCTTCTGACCCTTTTCCCTCTCCCTCCGATGATGATCGTGATGATGGACTCCATCATCatccatctccttcttcttcagctgcaTCTTCTCCACCTCAccgtaatgatgatgatggtgactTGGTACCGTTGATGGAATCTCATCACCATGATCATGATGACAGAATCCACCACCatccatctccttcttcttcaactgcATCTTCCCCACCAGATGATGGTGGTCatcataatgatgatgatggcgatATGGTATCGTTGATGGAATCTTTCGTGGACTACAACGAACACGTGTCATTGATGGATCCGTCATGGTATGGATTTGATCACAATGAGATGTTCTTCACCAACAGAGCTCCCTTTGATTATTCTTCACATTTAAATAGctcgaagacgacgacgacgatggaTGACTTGTACGACGATGCTGATATTAAGCTATGGAGTTTCACTTGATCCGACGGTCCATATGGGACACACTTCAATTCacattatttcatttaattcattcttttaaatttatcatCACTTGTCATTCTTCgtgttatttgtttctttaagttGCAAGGAGCGAATTAACGATTATCTGTatgaaaagtatatatatatacacacactaaTTTAAGAAGATCACATGAACAAggtgccttttttttttttgtcacttctTGACTTTGAATTTCatgtattttagtatttaattaacACACTTGTAATAAGTTTCGTACTTTGGTTTTCTTCATTAAAAAATCATGTAATTCCCAAGTCCAACTACATATTTCTTGATATTCAAGGCCCAATATGAGGGAGGGAGCTAATGTATAGAGAGCCCAATCATATTAAAACCCTAATGTAATCAAATTAGTATTGGGCggcattttctttttcttttccccaTGGCTTCGTCTTCAAAGGGTTCCCCATCGAATCTCTGATACGATTCAAACCAGCATGCAATAAGTGGTACTCGCTCTGCAACGACAAGAGATTCATCTACAAACACTAGGATCTCGTTGAGGAACGGTTCTGTCTTCTACTACGGTCAAAAGTGCCGTGTCGCCAAGACGCCAATACTCATTTGATTACATTAGGGTTTTAAGATTGTAATATGTCAGGTCGGTCTCTCATATTGGGCCTAGAATTTTCATCCACACGATCCACCTGATCTGTTTTTTAAGTAAATCAATTTTTAGAGGTACAGTACGGGTATGACTTAACGATATTCTCTCTGTGTATGCCATAAGCCAATAACATCAAATCTGATTCAaatgaaaggaaaaagaagtatTTAGTAAGTATATATGATTGTTAATCGATGGTTATAATTAGCATATATATTTGATAGATGAACAAATAAAAGGGGTTTACGTTTtttatagtaaatatatatatgagataatatgAGCAGGTTTTACACATTTGTAGCAAAACAGCCAgacatgtttttattttgagaagAAGAGGCTTTGTGAGAAAATGATACTAgtcttttaacaaaattaagatacttaaaatttgtaaaggttaatttataagtttaatcTCATGTGCTTCGTCGATTCAACAGGCTCTGCTAGACTGTTACACAGAAGCCATATGTTACTTAGctgtctttttactttttttttttttcaattgtttgttctttttagtTTGTACTTTGCTTTTAGTTTTACTAGAGGCTCTTAAGTCCCAACCTTAATTATCTCATAATTCATTGATAGTCCTAATTGCtatgatgattttttatttaattaagtatatgttgatatatatattaaaaaaacattgtgtTACCTTATTATATGTAGATATTAGTAATCagtttggatattttaattgttatattcGAATTCGCAACTTCTTGGAGATAGGCTTTGATGAAGCTGTaagcaactaaatatataatcatatcaTATGCAAATATATATCTGCTGATCGTTATACACTAAAGTATAATACTGGAAGATAGGAGCCGGCCGCGCGATTGAAAGATGAAATGGTCCATAGGAAGGTGGTAATTGCCAAACTCGAGGTGACAAAAAATGGAAAAGTCggtttgcttttattttttgaattttagtgttaataatgcaaCTTGTAATTATGTTGTCTACTTTGCATGTTTTGTAGCAACCAACTTTATATATCAATGATCCAAATTAAAAGGAGTATGAGTTTCGAGAGGTTTACCATTTGGCTGCTCCTGTTTGATTCATTATTTAGGgaagttcattttttttttttttttggtgtatcaAAGTAGTGAAGTAACCCTAGCTATAATAATGTAAAGATGGCATTAATCACTGAATACGGAGTGTCGCGTGGAAAGCTATTTGACCAAATATGCTTTGGGTCAAACAAAGAACCCCATTGGACAGGCACTTTCATCAATCCCTTCATAAGTTTCATTTAAAAATCTCCATTAAGTATGCGAGTTTAATATACAGACCCATTAAATTTATCAGTATGATGCCTTTATTACTCTTTGcgtttaaataaatttgtaataaacgAGGCAATATAGACATGCATGTCATATGAAAATGGAAcgatagaattttttttttttgaatttaatgttaaattatatttaaaagaaaaataaatcttttacaATGCAAGAACAAAGCTG is a genomic window containing:
- the LOC104751658 gene encoding lysM domain-containing GPI-anchored protein 2-like, whose product is MKNKNPEKPLFLFLILASSLASMATAKSTIEPCSTKDTCNSLLGYTLYTDLKVTEVASLFQVDPVSMLLSNSIDISYPDVENHLLPAKLFLKIPITCSCVDGIRKSLSTHYKTRTTDTLGSIADSVYGGLVSPEQIQVANSDTDLSVLDVGTKLVIPLPCACFNGTDDSLPALYLSYVVRDIDTMAGIAKRFSTSVSDLTNVNAMGAPDINPGDILAVPLLACSSNFPKYATDYGLIIPNGSYALTAGHCVQCSCVLGSRSMYCEPASLAVSCSSMQCRNSNFMLGNISSQQSSSGCKLTTCSYNGFVSGTILTTLSMSLQPRCPGPQQLAPLIAPPDNVPKELMYVPSPSPSPSPPPDSDDDVVGGGIIIAPAASPRGLTVPSSSSIPGNPANGPGGSISFASCPSSYYSFIAFLISIASCFFVVFLV
- the LOC104751659 gene encoding ethylene-responsive transcription factor ERF013-like; amino-acid sequence: MVKQELKIQVTTSSISSLSHSSTSSTSSSSSLHHHQSSKNKIKKYKGVRMRSWGSWVTEIRAPNKKTRIWLGSYSTAEAAARAYDAALLCLKGPKANLNFPHITTNSPFLMNIDEKTLLSPKSIQKVAAQAANSFSSDPFPSPSDDDRDDGLHHHPSPSSSAASSPPHRNDDDGDLVPLMESHHHDHDDRIHHHPSPSSSTASSPPDDGGHHNDDDGDMVSLMESFVDYNEHVSLMDPSWYGFDHNEMFFTNRAPFDYSSHLNSSKTTTTMDDLYDDADIKLWSFT